Proteins encoded in a region of the Candidatus Hydrogenedentota bacterium genome:
- a CDS encoding TetR/AcrR family transcriptional regulator: protein MNARERSKIETRRRLMAAGTALFADQGIAGTRSTALAGAAGVAVGTLYLHFKDKEGLVRAILMEGLEELLAQLYAVAGDAAMDVGGAVRLQTDIMISFAQKHPGLCRILFDPDAVRWHISTEIMDRMVAIQERRFLDQAAEGLLDGTMSPRVAARAVVGMLLFSLNWWVIHPDEADAETLAATLNRLRLSGVYAQ, encoded by the coding sequence GATGGCGGCGGGCACCGCCCTCTTCGCCGACCAGGGCATCGCCGGCACGCGCAGCACGGCCCTCGCCGGGGCGGCGGGCGTGGCCGTGGGCACTCTCTACCTTCACTTCAAGGACAAGGAGGGGCTGGTGCGTGCCATCCTCATGGAGGGGCTGGAGGAACTGCTGGCGCAGCTATATGCCGTCGCCGGCGACGCTGCGATGGACGTGGGCGGGGCGGTGCGCCTCCAGACGGACATCATGATCTCCTTCGCCCAGAAGCACCCCGGACTCTGCCGCATCCTGTTCGACCCGGATGCCGTTCGCTGGCACATCAGCACGGAGATCATGGACCGCATGGTGGCGATCCAGGAGCGGCGTTTTCTGGACCAGGCCGCAGAGGGGCTGCTGGACGGGACCATGTCGCCGCGGGTGGCGGCGCGGGCCGTGGTCGGCATGCTGCTGTTTTCGCTGAACTGGTGGGTCATCCACCCGGACGAGGCGGACGCGGAGACGCTGGCCGCCACGCTGAACCGGCTCCGCCTGTCGGGGGTCTACGCACAATGA
- a CDS encoding TolC family protein, with product MTGARRCLCAALLLAAGPLAAGEPGPLDFGEAVRRMRAGNEALAAGGAEVRQRLEEGAEAKGLRSPKVTVEARETFLNDRISIDLESVGFSYRVQEDQFMKGQVKVAWPVYTGGRIDAANAAAAAKTEEAAARLNHTDQQLVTELARRYFGLRLARQAAGVAALKTAAMERHHRHAARLFAEGIIARVEALNAEVALANARAEQSAAERDAAIAAEGLANALADPSPGDPATPLFIVRDLEPVEWFQDAVERGHPALEALEALRRQAEEGVRAEKGAALPTVYLFGLRELFPNDLTLLDPEWAAGIGAEYTLFDGGQAKHRTAAARAQADRVALLAAKARRDLRSLAAVRRQEAAKALEQHDAFKETLALAEENLRVRMRAFEEGVATSVEVVDASVSLARAQLGRLKAAYDFDTALFGLLEAAGRTDAHGGYIARGVPVDAPAPAVPALDLPAPAPPDPKETPAK from the coding sequence ATGACGGGGGCGCGGCGATGCCTGTGCGCGGCGCTGCTGCTGGCGGCGGGTCCGCTGGCTGCGGGCGAACCCGGTCCGCTGGACTTCGGCGAGGCCGTGCGCCGGATGCGCGCGGGGAACGAGGCCCTCGCGGCGGGCGGGGCCGAGGTGCGCCAGCGGCTGGAGGAGGGGGCGGAGGCGAAGGGGCTGCGCAGTCCGAAGGTGACGGTGGAGGCGCGGGAAACCTTCCTCAACGACCGCATCAGCATTGACCTGGAAAGCGTCGGATTCTCCTACCGGGTGCAGGAGGACCAGTTTATGAAGGGCCAGGTAAAAGTGGCCTGGCCCGTGTACACGGGGGGGCGGATAGACGCGGCGAACGCGGCGGCGGCGGCGAAGACGGAGGAGGCGGCCGCGCGGCTGAACCACACGGACCAGCAGCTCGTGACGGAGCTGGCCCGGCGCTATTTCGGCCTGCGCCTCGCCCGGCAGGCGGCGGGGGTGGCGGCGCTGAAGACCGCCGCCATGGAGCGGCACCACCGCCACGCGGCGCGGCTGTTCGCCGAGGGGATCATCGCCCGGGTGGAGGCGCTGAACGCCGAGGTGGCCCTGGCCAACGCGCGGGCGGAGCAGTCGGCCGCGGAGCGCGACGCGGCCATCGCCGCCGAGGGCCTGGCGAACGCGCTGGCGGACCCCTCGCCGGGCGACCCCGCCACGCCGCTCTTTATCGTGCGCGATCTGGAGCCCGTGGAATGGTTTCAGGACGCCGTGGAGCGCGGGCACCCCGCGCTGGAGGCGCTGGAGGCGCTGCGCCGCCAGGCGGAGGAGGGCGTGCGCGCCGAGAAGGGCGCGGCCCTGCCCACGGTCTACCTCTTCGGCCTGCGCGAACTGTTTCCCAACGACCTGACGCTCCTCGACCCCGAATGGGCGGCGGGCATCGGCGCCGAGTACACGCTGTTCGACGGCGGCCAGGCGAAGCACCGGACGGCGGCCGCGCGCGCCCAGGCCGACCGCGTGGCGCTGCTGGCGGCAAAGGCGCGGCGCGACCTGCGGTCGCTGGCGGCCGTGCGGCGGCAGGAGGCCGCCAAGGCGCTGGAGCAGCACGACGCCTTCAAAGAGACCCTCGCCCTCGCGGAGGAGAACCTGCGCGTGCGCATGCGCGCCTTCGAGGAGGGCGTGGCCACGTCCGTGGAGGTGGTGGACGCCTCGGTGTCCCTGGCCCGCGCCCAGCTCGGCCGGCTCAAGGCGGCCTACGATTTTGACACCGCCCTCTTCGGGCTGCTGGAGGCCGCGGGCAGGACGGACGCCCACGGCGGTTACATCGCGCGCGGCGTGCCCGTGGACGCCCCCGCGCCCGCCGTCCCCGCGCTGGACCTCCCCGCGCCCGCGCCCCCCGACCCCAAGGAGACTCCCGCGAAATGA
- a CDS encoding HlyD family efflux transporter periplasmic adaptor subunit encodes MKGRLAALFFLVLLSAAVAGLGWLLVQPRPRLLQGEVDTRKISVSAKIPGRVEEMLAEEGGRLKKGDVIAVLDSPQLQAKRQQAGAVQEAAGAQRDKAEGGAREEQIRMAQSQWLQAQAGAELAEKSFARVERLFNDGVVPAQRRDEVQAQRDMARKLVEAAKAQYDMALNGAQEEDRRAAQALVNQAAGAVSEVESLIGEARVTAPMDGEIVEHIVSLGELAAAGMPIVTMINPDDCWVTFSVREDWLGGMKLGDRLTGRVPALNGAELEMEVSYLAPLGDFATWRATNIAGGFDLKTFEVRARPVTPAEGLRPGMSVVVPWGEEPQPDPLAWLRRILTDR; translated from the coding sequence ATGAAAGGCCGCCTCGCCGCCCTGTTCTTTCTCGTGCTGCTGTCCGCCGCCGTGGCCGGCCTGGGCTGGCTGCTGGTGCAGCCGCGCCCGCGCCTGCTCCAGGGCGAGGTGGACACCCGCAAGATCAGCGTCTCGGCGAAGATTCCCGGGCGCGTGGAGGAGATGCTGGCGGAGGAGGGCGGCCGCCTGAAAAAGGGCGATGTCATCGCCGTGCTCGACAGCCCCCAGCTCCAGGCAAAGCGGCAGCAGGCCGGGGCCGTCCAGGAGGCAGCGGGCGCCCAGCGCGACAAGGCCGAGGGCGGCGCGCGGGAGGAGCAGATCCGCATGGCGCAAAGCCAGTGGCTCCAGGCGCAGGCAGGCGCCGAACTGGCCGAGAAGAGCTTCGCCCGCGTGGAGCGGCTGTTCAACGACGGCGTGGTGCCCGCGCAGCGGCGCGACGAGGTGCAGGCGCAGCGCGACATGGCGCGCAAGCTGGTGGAGGCCGCCAAGGCCCAGTACGACATGGCGCTCAACGGGGCACAGGAGGAGGACCGCCGCGCCGCGCAGGCGCTGGTGAACCAGGCGGCGGGCGCGGTGAGCGAGGTGGAGTCGCTGATCGGGGAGGCGCGGGTGACCGCGCCGATGGACGGGGAGATTGTGGAGCACATCGTGAGCCTGGGCGAACTCGCCGCGGCGGGCATGCCCATCGTCACAATGATCAACCCCGATGACTGCTGGGTGACCTTCTCGGTGCGCGAGGACTGGCTGGGCGGCATGAAGCTCGGCGACCGCCTCACGGGCCGCGTGCCCGCGCTCAACGGCGCGGAGCTGGAGATGGAGGTGAGCTACCTGGCCCCCCTGGGCGACTTCGCCACCTGGCGCGCCACCAACATCGCCGGGGGCTTCGACCTGAAGACCTTCGAGGTGCGCGCGCGGCCCGTCACGCCCGCGGAGGGCCTGCGGCCCGGCATGTCCGTCGTGGTCCCCTGGGGCGAGGAGCCGCAGCCCGACCCGCTTGCCTGGCTCCGCCGGATCCTGACGGACCGATGA
- a CDS encoding ABC transporter permease — MSGTEPAIPPVRRGFRAVVRREARRIAGSPFMVLFLFVLPPATFLLMTAVFSQDIPRDIPVAVCDQDSSALSRRIVRAVDATSALAASLRVHDLAEGAAAVRRGDAYGLIHLPAGLSRDALRGDAPTVTVFFNNQWFLTSGLINRAVREAVLSVGGEMERRARIARGEAPAQAETRLEPIFVDQRGLFNPGTSYGLFLLPALLPTLLQGFIVVVMVRAAAGELRRRTAGEWLDTAGGGTAVAVLGKLLPYTLVFLCMSVLMWTVALRWYGAPMRGDGRVLAGATVLFVLAYQSMGLLFAALTANIRIANSLAGFYCGPAFAVAGVTFPAAGLSAPAVVWSLSLPLTHYLQIVLQQCTQGAPPASALAPMAALCAFVFLPPLVYVPRLGRLLRDPASWGRL; from the coding sequence ATGAGCGGGACGGAACCCGCCATCCCCCCGGTCCGCCGGGGCTTCCGGGCCGTGGTCCGCCGCGAGGCGCGGCGCATTGCGGGCAGCCCCTTCATGGTGCTTTTTCTGTTCGTCCTCCCCCCGGCCACCTTTCTGCTCATGACGGCCGTCTTCTCCCAGGACATCCCCCGCGACATCCCTGTGGCGGTGTGCGACCAGGACAGCAGCGCCCTGTCGCGCCGCATTGTCCGCGCCGTGGACGCCACCTCCGCCCTGGCCGCGTCGCTCAGGGTGCATGATCTGGCGGAGGGGGCCGCGGCGGTGCGGCGCGGCGACGCCTACGGCCTGATCCACCTGCCCGCCGGACTCTCCCGCGACGCCCTCCGGGGGGACGCGCCGACGGTGACGGTCTTCTTCAACAACCAGTGGTTTCTGACGAGCGGACTGATCAACCGCGCCGTCCGCGAGGCGGTGCTGTCCGTGGGCGGCGAAATGGAGCGGCGCGCCCGCATCGCCCGCGGCGAGGCGCCCGCGCAGGCGGAAACGCGGCTCGAGCCCATCTTTGTGGACCAGCGCGGGCTGTTCAACCCGGGCACGAGCTACGGGCTCTTCCTGCTGCCCGCGCTGCTGCCGACGCTGCTGCAGGGGTTCATTGTCGTGGTGATGGTGCGGGCGGCGGCGGGTGAGCTGCGGCGCCGCACCGCCGGGGAGTGGCTGGACACGGCGGGCGGCGGCACCGCCGTGGCGGTCCTCGGAAAGCTGCTTCCGTACACGCTGGTCTTTCTCTGCATGTCCGTCCTCATGTGGACCGTCGCCCTCCGGTGGTATGGCGCGCCGATGCGCGGCGACGGACGGGTGCTGGCGGGGGCCACGGTGCTCTTCGTCCTCGCCTACCAGTCCATGGGCCTCCTTTTCGCCGCCCTCACGGCGAACATCCGCATCGCGAACAGCCTGGCCGGGTTCTACTGCGGGCCGGCCTTCGCCGTGGCCGGCGTCACCTTCCCCGCCGCCGGCCTGTCCGCGCCCGCCGTGGTGTGGAGCCTGAGCCTGCCGCTGACACACTATCTCCAGATCGTCCTCCAGCAGTGCACGCAGGGCGCGCCCCCGGCGTCGGCCCTCGCGCCCATGGCCGCCCTGTGCGCCTTCGTGTTCCTGCCGCCGCTGGTGTATGTGCCCCGGCTGGGCCGCCTGCTCCGCGACCCGGCTTCGTGGGGCCGCCTGTGA
- a CDS encoding ABC transporter permease — MRRLAAVIRDEYLAVLRNPGTLLVFLGGLLVYSMMYPLPYTNQVIREVPVVPVDLDRSAMSRRLLRWADATEEVRLAAPAPDLAAARDRVMLEGAGGALVIPEGFERAVLRGEQAAVGVFADATWFLAYRQVLGGLYKAAATLSAGVEIRRLTAADFGERRALQARETVRVDARPLFNPSGGYAFYVVPAVLILVMQQTLLIGVAVMGGARREGLVASAANAGALAVLVGRAFAYVTWYSFYPLFYLTVVYRAYDFPSPGDPFSAMVFLAPFLVAVAMLGITLAGLFRSPDDAIPALLFTSVPMVFLMGFAWPLETLPVGLRWAAMLLPATPGALGFVRINQLGASLAEVSGLWFLLWGLAAVYAVPAWFAVRGELARAAPRPL; from the coding sequence GTGAGACGCCTCGCCGCCGTCATCCGGGACGAATACCTCGCCGTGCTGCGCAATCCCGGCACGCTGCTGGTTTTTCTGGGCGGGCTCCTCGTCTACAGCATGATGTACCCGCTCCCGTACACGAACCAGGTGATCCGGGAGGTGCCTGTGGTGCCGGTGGACCTCGACCGCAGCGCGATGAGCCGCAGGCTCCTGCGCTGGGCCGACGCCACGGAGGAGGTGCGCCTGGCCGCCCCCGCGCCGGACCTCGCCGCGGCCCGCGACCGCGTGATGCTGGAGGGCGCGGGCGGCGCGCTGGTGATTCCGGAGGGCTTCGAGCGCGCCGTCCTGCGGGGGGAGCAGGCGGCGGTGGGGGTCTTCGCCGACGCCACCTGGTTCCTCGCCTACCGGCAGGTGCTCGGCGGCCTCTACAAGGCGGCGGCCACCCTGTCGGCGGGGGTGGAAATCCGGCGGCTCACGGCGGCGGACTTCGGGGAACGGCGGGCCCTCCAGGCCCGCGAGACGGTCCGCGTGGACGCCCGGCCCCTGTTCAACCCCTCGGGGGGCTATGCGTTCTATGTGGTGCCCGCCGTGCTGATCCTCGTGATGCAGCAGACCCTGCTCATCGGCGTCGCCGTGATGGGCGGCGCGCGCCGCGAGGGGCTGGTCGCCTCCGCCGCAAACGCCGGCGCCCTGGCCGTGCTCGTCGGGCGGGCCTTCGCCTACGTCACCTGGTACAGCTTCTACCCGCTCTTCTACCTCACCGTGGTCTACCGCGCCTACGACTTCCCCTCGCCCGGCGACCCCTTTTCGGCGATGGTGTTCCTCGCACCCTTCCTCGTCGCCGTCGCCATGCTCGGCATCACCCTGGCCGGCCTCTTCCGCTCGCCCGACGACGCCATCCCGGCCCTGCTCTTCACGTCCGTGCCGATGGTGTTTCTCATGGGCTTCGCATGGCCCCTCGAGACCCTGCCCGTGGGACTGCGCTGGGCGGCCATGCTGCTGCCCGCCACGCCCGGCGCCCTCGGCTTCGTGCGCATCAACCAGCTGGGCGCCTCCCTGGCGGAGGTTTCCGGGCTGTGGTTTCTTCTGTGGGGTCTGGCGGCGGTTTACGCCGTGCCCGCATGGTTCGCCGTGCGCGGGGAGCTGGCCCGCGCCGCCCCACGCCCCCTGTGA
- a CDS encoding DUF998 domain-containing protein encodes MAVFQLEPGAIRKYMYGLSAVYWALIFSAWVGYPKDHHYSIMTHTFSFLGSWADKHSPQWWWLFSVGMVMWGLGMLPVTLYLRRRLSAVSPWASWVFGFFYVVGGFGIALVGVFPDAPGEIVAGAGYTWTKVHAKVAIAAFAGFFLGNLWMGAMLLLDGLSGQRLEDASSARFQYTTLLWPYLFWLPILCTGIGFLVRWEYVYAAKKAAAAAAGASIGSSWSEAMNTRYSFPLWENILIYTLFLFLVWMVTALTAADPDMD; translated from the coding sequence ATGGCAGTGTTTCAGCTGGAGCCGGGCGCGATCCGGAAGTACATGTACGGGCTGTCGGCGGTGTATTGGGCGCTGATCTTCAGCGCGTGGGTGGGCTACCCCAAAGACCACCACTACAGCATCATGACCCACACCTTCAGCTTCCTCGGCAGCTGGGCCGACAAGCACAGCCCGCAGTGGTGGTGGCTGTTCTCCGTGGGCATGGTGATGTGGGGGCTGGGCATGCTGCCCGTCACGCTGTACCTCCGCAGGCGCCTCTCCGCCGTGTCCCCCTGGGCGAGCTGGGTCTTCGGGTTCTTCTATGTCGTCGGCGGCTTCGGCATCGCGCTCGTGGGCGTTTTCCCTGACGCGCCGGGCGAGATCGTCGCCGGGGCCGGGTACACGTGGACCAAGGTCCACGCAAAGGTGGCCATCGCCGCCTTCGCCGGGTTCTTCCTCGGCAACCTGTGGATGGGCGCGATGCTCCTGCTCGACGGGCTGTCGGGACAGCGGCTGGAGGACGCGTCGTCGGCGCGGTTCCAGTACACCACGCTGCTCTGGCCCTACCTGTTCTGGCTGCCCATCCTCTGCACGGGGATCGGCTTCCTCGTGCGCTGGGAGTATGTCTACGCCGCGAAGAAGGCGGCGGCCGCCGCCGCGGGCGCATCCATCGGCAGCTCCTGGTCCGAGGCCATGAACACGCGCTACTCGTTCCCCCTGTGGGAGAACATCCTCATCTACACGCTGTTCCTGTTCCTCGTCTGGATGGTCACGGCGCTCACGGCCGCCGACCCGGACATGGACTAG